The genomic stretch GGTGTACCAGGTTGTGGTTGCGCCATTTCGGGCCGCCGGCGACCGACCAGCCTTCGAAGGCGTTGCGGAAACCCAAGGCCACCGTGGAGTCCCAGGGAGGCGCATCGTAGACGGGCTGCTCCAGCGCACTGGCCACGTCGGCCGCGGTGGGCAGTGCGACCGGGTCGGCGGGGCGGCCGAAGTTGCGGGTGAGGAATCTGCGGTTCGTTACTCCCACCCGGATGTCCCAGTTCCCCCGGTTGTATGCGAAGGGGCCCGTCATGACCTGCCGATCGCCGGGACGGCCGTTACCGCCCATGAAGTCGTCGGACCAGAGCGAAGCGGCCGGTGTGCTGTCCACTGTCCAGTCCCAGTACGGCACGCTGACCCCGGGGGCCACGGCTTGCAGAGCGCGCTCGAACTCCAGCAGGAAGCGGCGGTGCCAGGGGAAGAAGGTCGGCGCCATATGGGCGACCCGCGGCCCCTCGGAGCCGTCAGTGACGTAGTAACGGTCGTGCAGGCGGACGAAATCGTCGTACTGGCCCGAGCGCTTGAGTTCGAGTACGGCACCGACGAAGCGTCTCTTCTCCGCGGTGCTGAGATCCCTCTGGTTCTTGCGGGTGTACACGCTGCGCGACCTGCCCCTCAGAGAGTCTGCATGGACGTCAACGACAGTTCAGCCGAACCCAGTTCGTCGACCGCGGCGCGGGCGACATCGAGCGGCGTCGGGTACGACTCGTAGTGGTTCACCATGCTGAGGTAGCTGCCGTCGGCCCGCCGCATCACGTGCAACGGCCTGCCGTCGACCAGGATTTCCGTGCCGTCCACGGTGGCGCCGCCGTGAATGTGCCGACCCCGGTACATCTCGTCGAAAGGGTGACGCAGCCCCAGCGCCGGGGTCTGCGCGGCGTCCTCGTCCGCCGCCATCACCGGAGTAAGAGCTCCGGCGGTGCCCCCAACGACACTCAGTGCGAACACCCCCCGCAGAACGGCTCGCCGCGGCACATACGACAGCCACCTCACCCCGGCTTTGTTCGGACTGGACGCTTCCATGCCGGCTCCCTCCGATTCGGCTCCGCTGAGCTGTGCGGTCCGCCATGCAGGGGTGCACGGGCGGGCGCGCCTCGTCCGTGACAACGAGACCGCGATAAAAAACAGTTCTACACACAAAAAGCCTGCATATGCCGCACTTGGATGTCCGGGTCACCGGGGACTTCACGGCCCTGCGGCTGTACGGGCCAATCCGCTCACCCGCCGGTGGAACTTCACGCCCGGGACCAATACGTGCCACCGACCCCCTTTCGATACGCCACAAGGACCGCCGGAAGTACCTGTACAGGACCAAGGTGTTCGGCCCATGAGTGTCCCGGCTCAGTCCGCAGTGCCGCACGCACCTCAGCCCCAGGGCGAATGTGGCCGACCCGCGTTCTGGCAACTGCCGCACTCCGCGCGTCTGGAAGCCTTTGCCGCGCTCCGGCGCCCTGACCGGCCCGCGTACATCATGGAGCGTGCGGCGTTCCGAGCGGGGCCTCTGCGCACGGGTCAGGCATGCGGGCCCGGTGCAGGCGAGCCGGTGCAGCTCTTCGCGTGCGGCTGGCGCGCCGCCGGGCACGGTGGACCAGAACGGGTGTCATCAGAGCAGGGTGGACAGTGCCAGGAGCCGGCGACGGGGCAGCCCGGTTTCGGAGCTCTGCCGCTTCCGCCTGTGCAGCGGAGCCGTTGGTGGCGCACTGGCAGGGCGGTTATCCGGCCGCACGCCCCGGCCGGTGCGGACGTGAGCTTGCGCCTTCAACCGATCGCCCGCCGCGCCGCCACCGCGCGGGGCGCCGTGCTGCATTTCCTTGACCCGCACGAGATGGGCGCCCACGTGTTGTCCAAGCGTGACACGTGTCGCCTGTACCGGATCGAGGCCGAACTGGAGGTCGAAGCCGAGAAAGTCACCCACCAGTTCCTCGGCAAAGTCATTCTGCAGAACCGGCACGCCGAGAACGAGGCCGCCCGCGAAGAGGGCCAGAGCGCGAACGCCACCGTCTGAACCCACCGCTGACCTGCTCGATTCGTCACCACCACGCGAAGGGCACTGGACATGGACTGGAACACCGGCGACCACCGCATTACCGGCCTCGAGCACGCGAACGGGGCCAGCGTCATCGGCCGCCGCGCTGGCTGTATCGGCACCCGCGTGGTGGCGAGGGTCGCATGAACCAGACACGCGTCAACTGGATCCGGGGCATCACGGTCCGCCAGCCCTGGGCGACCTGCCTCCTCACCGGTGCCAAGACGATCGAGAACCGTGCTTCACCAGGCTGGCCGCGAGGCCTCTACCTCCTGCACGCCGGACTCGCCGTCGTCGAACGGGCCGCGCTGCACCTGCCGCTGGTCGCCACCACCATCCGCGGTCGCCACCTCGAGCGGGGCGCGGTCATCGGTGTCGCCCGCCTCGCCACCGTCCACCCGGACGACGGGCGCTGCACTCCGTGGGCCGAACCCGGCCGGTTCCACCTGGTCTTCACCGATGTCCAGGCGCTCGCCCTCCCGATCCCCATACCGGCGGGCGCGCTCGGACCGTGGAAGCCCAGCGAGGACCTTGTGGACCAGGTGCGCCTGCAACTCCCTGACCTGCATGCCCCGGAGGAAACTTGAACGGCAACCACACAAGGAAGGCTCGTCGCTTGGGTCCTGTTTCGTATGCCGGTCCTGGGTACCGGCGTGTCGGGGTGATCGTGGGGTGGGTGGTGGCAGGCTGATGATGCATCCAGCAATTGCCTGAGGCAATTTCTGTATTGGCCTGTTCCTTCGGGCTGGGGCGTTTGACTGGTCGCTCTCCCTCCGGTTGTCAGAGTGCGTCCGGGCCATCGCCGGTGATGCCGGTTGCCACCTGTCACGGTGGTTGCGCATGCTGTGACGGGTGGCGGGACCGAGGCGTATGCCCGTGAGTTGGCGCCGCTGGTGTTGCCGCCTCAGGAACGCCGTTCGTCCAGCTGAACGGTGATCCGTTACCCGTGTCTGGTTGCCAGGAGGGTCACGCTCCTCGTATGCCGGTGATCCACGGCGCGTGATGGGTGGCGGGGTGACGGAGGGAGGCATGATGGAGTCATGCGGACCCAATCTGTTCTCGTCTTTGACGGCGACTGCGCCTTTTGTACGACGTCTGTGAAGTTCGCCGAGCGGTACGTGCGGCCCCGCTGCGAGATCACCCCGTGGCAGTTCACGGATCTGGGCCCCCTCGGTGTTCATGAAGAGCGGGCGACGTATGAATTGCTGTGGGTCACGCCCGCAGGAGCGGTGTACGGCGGCGCACAAGCCGTTGCCAAGCTGCTTCTGAGTGCGGGCAGGGGCTGGGCGGTGCTGGGAGCGCTGCTCAGGCTTCCGCCACTGCGTTGGATGGCCCGCGCCGTCTACCGGATCGTCGCGAACAACCGCGATCGCATGCCGGGCGGTACGCCGTCCTGTGCGCTCCCTCCGGGTTAGGTGCCGCGCAGTTGCCCTGCGCGGCACCTGGGCCGTGACTGGTGGAGCGTCCGGCTCGCCGCACAGGGCTGGCGATACTGCTACAGAGTGGGCAGTCGTGCCGCGCGGAGTCGAAAGTGCGGGCGCACGGAGCCGATCTCAGCACCTACGGTGTGTGTTTCCGACCCGCAACTGCCCCGTCTCGGGTGGGCGTGCAGTCCAGTTTGTCTGTCCGGGCCTTCGGAAAAGCGTGCAGTTCAAGTCCCCGCTGAAGCCGGATTTTGCCCACACCAGTGCGTCGGTAGGCGCGCTGCCACAGGGGTGCCAG from Streptomyces sp. NBC_00344 encodes the following:
- a CDS encoding tyrosinase family protein — its product is MYTRKNQRDLSTAEKRRFVGAVLELKRSGQYDDFVRLHDRYYVTDGSEGPRVAHMAPTFFPWHRRFLLEFERALQAVAPGVSVPYWDWTVDSTPAASLWSDDFMGGNGRPGDRQVMTGPFAYNRGNWDIRVGVTNRRFLTRNFGRPADPVALPTAADVASALEQPVYDAPPWDSTVALGFRNAFEGWSVAGGPKWRNHNLVHRWVGGLMNSGTSPNDPVFWLHHSFVDLLWDRWQQAHPHAGFLPVMKLSSQDPQSDRVYSLNEPMPPWDVTPSALMSHQGIYAYA
- a CDS encoding tyrosinase cofactor; the encoded protein is MEASSPNKAGVRWLSYVPRRAVLRGVFALSVVGGTAGALTPVMAADEDAAQTPALGLRHPFDEMYRGRHIHGGATVDGTEILVDGRPLHVMRRADGSYLSMVNHYESYPTPLDVARAAVDELGSAELSLTSMQTL
- a CDS encoding thiol-disulfide oxidoreductase DCC family protein — encoded protein: MRTQSVLVFDGDCAFCTTSVKFAERYVRPRCEITPWQFTDLGPLGVHEERATYELLWVTPAGAVYGGAQAVAKLLLSAGRGWAVLGALLRLPPLRWMARAVYRIVANNRDRMPGGTPSCALPPG